One region of Gossypium raimondii isolate GPD5lz chromosome 6, ASM2569854v1, whole genome shotgun sequence genomic DNA includes:
- the LOC105773682 gene encoding probable sucrose-phosphate synthase 1, giving the protein MAGNDWINSYLEAILDVGPGIDEAKSSLLLRERGHFSPTRYFVEEVITGFDETDLHRSWIRAAATRGPKERNTRLENMCWRIWNLARKKKQLEGEEVQRNAKRHLERERGRREATADMSEDLSEGEKGDFPGDGSAHGDSVQGRMRRIVSVDLMENLANQIKEKKLYIVLISLHGLLRGENMELGRDSDTGGQVKYVVELARALGTMPGIYRVDLLTRQVSAPDVDWSYAEPTEMLTPRTTESSMQELGESSGAYIIRIPFGPKDKYIPKELLWPHIPEFVDCALSHIRQMSKVLGEQIGGGQPVWPVAIHGHYADAGDSAALLSGALNVPMLFTGHSLGRDKLDQILKQGRQSRDEINTTYKIMRRIEAEELSLDSSEIVITSTRQEIEEQWRLYDGFDPVLERKLRARIKRGVNCHGRFMPRMVVIPPGMEFHHIVPHEGDMDGDAERNEEDPTPDPPIWSEVMRFFTNPHKPMILALARPDPKKNITTLVKAFGECRPLRELANLTLIMGNRDNIDEMSGTNATVLLSILKLIDKYDLYGQVAYPKHHKQYEVPDIYGLAAKTKGVFINPAFIEPFGLTLIEAAAYGLPIVATKNGGPVDIHKVLDNGVLVDPHDQQSIADALLKLVSDKQLWARCRQNGLKNIHQFSWPEHCKTYLSRIAMCKARQPQWQRSNVGFEYPEPNSPGDSLRDIQDLSLNLKLSLDGEKNEGTGTFDNSLDSIDRKSNLENAFLKLSNGIIGGTEKASLMEKAEQNVSGSRFPVLRSKKYIFVIAVDCDSVSDIPKIIKTIMDVAGKENSIGLILSTSLSISEVHSLLISGSISPLDFDALICNSGGDLYYPSTSSEDGTGLPFTVDLDYQSHIEYHWGGEGLRKTLVRWATSVNEKKGQIISEDESRSTVHCYTFDVKEPESIPPVKELRKLMRIQALRCNVIYCQNGTILNVIPVLASRAQALRYLYIRWGMELSGIVVFAGECGDTDYEGLLRGVHKTVILKGIGNTALKLHSNRTYPLDHVLPFDSPNIHHAEGCSNEEIRSSLRKLQVSKE; this is encoded by the exons ATGGCGGGAAACGATTGGATAAACAGTTACCTGGAAGCGATCTTGGACGTTGGTCCAGGGATCGATGAAGCGAAATCGTCATTGTTGCTGAGGGAGAGAGGTCATTTCAGCCCAACTCGTTACTTCGTGGAAGAGGTTATCACTGGTTTCGACGAGACCGATCTCCACCGTTCTTGGATTCGA gCTGCTGCTACGAGGGGTCCTAAGGAGAGGAACACGAGACTGGAGAATATGTGCTGGAGGATTTGGAATTTGGCTCGAAAGAAGAAGCag CTTGAGGGGGAGGAAGTTCAACGCAATGCTAAGCGTCACCTTGAACGTGAAAGAGGCCGCAGGGAGGCAACTGCTGACATGTCTGAAGACCTTTCAGAAGGAGAGAAAGGAGACTTTCCCGGTGATGGTTCAGCTCATGGCGATAGTGTTCAAGGAAGAATGCGTAGAATTGTTTCGGTTGATTTGATGGAGAACTTGGCCAAtcagattaaagaaaagaagcTCTATATTGTTTTGATAAG TCTTCATGGTTTGTTAAGGGGTGAAAACATGGAGCTTGGTCGTGATTCTGATACAGGTGGCCAG GTCAAGTATGTAGTAGAACTTGCTAGGGCCTTGGGCACAATGCCAGGAATTTATCGGGTTGATTTGCTGACAAGACAAGTGTCAGCTCCGGATGTTGATTGGAGTTATGCTGAACCAACAGAGATGCTTACGCCAAGAACTACAGAGAGCTCAATGCAGGAGCTTGGTGAGAGCAGTGGTGCTTATATTATTCGTATCCCCTTCGGtccaaaagataaatatataccCAAAGAACTTCTTTGGCCTCATATTCCTGAGTTTGTTGATTGTGCACTTAGTCACATCCGACAGATGTCCAAAGTTCTAGGTGAGCAAATTGGCGGTGGGCAACCAGTCTGGCCTGTTGCTATTCATGGACATTATGCAGATGCGGGTGATTCTGCAGCTCTTCTTTCTGGGGCTCTAAATGTGCCAATGCTTTTCACTGGCCACTCACTTGGTAGAGATAAGCTAGACCAGATATTGAAACAGGGTCGACAATCGAGGGACGAAATAAATACAACTTACAAAATCATGCGACGGATAGAGGCTGAGGAGTTATCTCTTGATAGCTCTGAAATTGTTATAACCAGCACTAGACAGGAGATAGAAGAGCAGTGGCGCCTTTATGATGGCTTTGATCCAGTACTGGAGCGCAAACTTAGAGCAAGGATCAAAAGGGGTGTCAACTGCCATGGGAGGTTTATGCCTCGTATGGTT GTAATTCCTCCTGGAATGGAGTTTCATCATATTGTTCCACATGAAGGAGACATGGATGGGGATGcagaaagaaatgaagaagatcCTACTCCTGACCCACCAATTTGGTCCGAG GTAATGCGTTTCTTTACAAACCCACACAAACCGATGATTCTTGCCCTTGCTCGGCCGGACCCTAAAAAGAATATTACAACTTTAGTCAAAGCATTTGGAGAGTGCCGACCTTTAAGGGAGCTTGCTAATCTT ACATTAATAATGGGAAACCGTGATAATATTGATGAAATGTCTGGCACAAATGCAACTGTGCTTCTCTCGATTCTTAAACTGATTGACAAGTATGATTTGTATGGCCAAGTAGCATATCCCAAGCACCACAAGCAGTATGAAGTTCCTGATATTTACGGGCTAGCAGCAAAAACGAAG GGTGTTTTTATTAATCCAGCATTTATCGAGCCATTTGGGCTTACTTTGATCGAG GCAGCAGCATATGGTTTGCCTATTGTTGCCACAAAAAACGGGGGTCCAGTTGACATTCACAAG GTTCTTGACAACGGTGTACTAGTTGATCCCCACGATCAGCAGTCTATTGCTGATGCTCTTCTAAAACTTGTTTCAGACAAGCAATTGTGGGCGAGGTGCAGACAGAATGGACTGAAAAATATTCATCAGTTTTCTTGGCCGGAGCACTGCAAAACATATTTGTCTCGGATAGCCATGTGCAAGGCAAGGCAACCACAGTGGCAGAGAAGTAATGTTGGCTTTGAATATCCAGAACCGAATTCACCTGGTGATTCTTTGAGAGACATACAAGATTTATCTTTAAACTTAAAGCTATCACTGGATGGTGAAAAGAATGAAGGAACTGGAACTTTCGATAATTCTCTGGATTCTATTGATCGAAAAAGCAACTTGGAGAATGCTTTTCTAAAGTTATCCAACGGAATTATAGGAGGTACAGAAAAGGCAAGTTTAATGGAGAAAGCAGAACAAAATGTTAGTGGTAGTAGGTTTCCGGTTTTGAGGTCGAAGAAGTACATTTTTGTGATAGCTGTGGATTGTGATTCAGTCTCGGATATTCCTAAAATAATTAAGACAATCATGGACGTAGCAGGAAAAGAGAATTCTATTGGGCTTATATTATCGACATCCTTGTCAATATCTGAGGTACACTCCCTTCTTATCTCGGGAAGCATAAGTCCATTGGATTTCGATGCTTTAATCTGTAACAGCGGTGGTGATTTGTACTATCCTTCAACCAGTTCGGAAGATGGTACTGGGCTTCCCTTCACTGTAGACTTGGATTATCAATCGCACATCGAATACCATTGGGGTGGAGAAGGTTTAAGGAAAACATTGGTTCGATGGGCTACTTCTGTTAATGAGAAAAAAGGACAAATCATCTCGGAAGATGAATCACGATCTACTGTCCATTGCTATACATTCGATGTGAAGGAACCTGAATCG ATTCCCCCAGTTAAGGAGCTTCGAAAGTTGATGAGAATCCAAGCTCTTAGATGCAATGTTATCTATTGTCAAAATGGCACCATATTGAATGTTATTCCTGTTTTGGCATCTCGAGCTCAAGCTTTAAG GTACCTATATATTCGTTGGGGCATGGAGTTATCAGGCATTGTCGTGTTTGCCGGAGAATGTGGAGACACGGATTATGAAGGCTTGCTTAGAGGTGTCCATAAAACGGTCATATTGAAGGGAATTGGCAACACTGCTCTCAAGCTTCACTCCAACAGAACGTACCCTCTAGATCATGTCCTGCCATTTGACAGTCCCAACATCCATCATGCTGAAGGATGCAGCAATGAGGAAATACGGTCATCACTTCGAAAACTTCAGGTTAGCAAGGAATAG
- the LOC105771826 gene encoding uncharacterized protein LOC105771826, protein MAERQLVRNVPNLNMQALLREVERLFDRKLEPIQDRLDQVEGRGRRERTPLSPPRNRGRRQAQDDEVSEPSEAENDHGSNISDRKRGRRHHGQRDQERYDDDLKSIKLTIPPFHGRSDPKVYLEWGKKIELVFECHNYSEAKKVKLAAIEFSDYAMIWWDQFITSRRRNGECPITTWAEMKAVMRRRFIPSYYHRELY, encoded by the coding sequence ATGGCAGAAAGACAACTCGTAAGAAATGTGCCCAATTTAAATATGCAAGCCTTGTTGCGCGAGGTTGAACGTTTATTTGATCGTAAGTTGGAGCCAATACAAGATCGACTTGATCAAGTGGAAGGGAGAGGCCGCCGAGAAAGGACTCCTCTAAGTCCTCCTAGGAATCGAGGCCGAAGACAAGCTCAAGATGATGAAGTATCTGAACCAAGTGAGGCCGAAAACGATCATGGCTCAAACATTAGTGACCGAAAGAGAGGTCGACGACATCATGGTCAACGAGATCAAGAAAGGTATGATGACGACCTCAAAAGCATTAAACTAACTATTCCACCTTTCCATGGCCGTTCAGATCCGAAAGTTTATTTGGAATGGGGgaagaaaattgaattagtgTTCGAATGCCACAACTATTCCGAGGCCAAGAAGGTCAAGTTGGCTGCTATAGAATTTTCCGATTATGCCATGATTTGGTGGGACCAATTTATCACAAGTCGAAGGCGAAATGGCGAGTGTCCTATTACAACTTGGGCTGAGATGAAAGCTGTGATGCGGCGAAGATTCATTCCTTCATACTACCATCGGGAGTTGTATTAG